The genomic window AAAGAAGTCTCACTCCCACTCTGCTTTTCTGGGGAGAAAGAATTTCTGGATACTCTTCCCTCTTCAAGCCAAGTATCGCTGCTATAAGTCCCCGTATGGTGCTTGGTGGAGGAAAGGGATAGGTCAATGGCGAGCTTGTTGTATAAAATCTCCTAAAAAGAGCGAAATCTCCCCATATTTTGAAGGCAATAACCCTCATGTCAGATCAAGAACCTTTACGGATTCTTTTCCCAAGGCATTTTTAAGCTCATCAACTATATCTTGAGATAAGTTAAGCCTCTCACTAAGCGCTATCTCTACACGGTTGATCTTATCCTTATGCTTATCAATAGATGCAATGAGCTCATCAATTTCAAGAATTCCCTCAGAAATGTCCCTCACTTCTTCTTCCCTTTTACCGTTTTTGGGAACCCATTTAATCCTTTTATCGAGCTCCCCGATATAAAAATCGGTATCTTCTTTGTAGATGATCCTTAAAAGAAAGCGGGGCTCTTGCCCGAACTTACTCCTCGTTATTAAATCTTTGGTCCCCTTCCACATCGCCTCGATCATAAGGTCCAAATCTTTCTCTTCCAAGCGGGTATCCTGAGCGGCATGCTCATTGGCAACACCGTAAAACGCTATTAAAGCATAAGGCACTATCCATTCCTCACGAAAAGTTCCCTGCTCTCTGCCCTCTCCAGAGGGCATCACCGTAGTTCCCTTCATGAAAACCGGACCGGAAATCCTGTGTAGCGAGCGCCCGAATTTAAACTGAACCGGACCTATCCAGGTAGTTCTCGCTTCCTTAACCGCCGTGGTTGCACCGAAAAGGCGCATATCAATGCACTTTTCAAGGACTTTTTTCGGATCATTTTCAAAATCTTCCATCCGCTCCTTCTTTGTCCTCAAAGTGCCATCATCTTTTTTCTCCTCCCTGATGAATACCTCTAAGCCTTTAACGGTATAAAGGTAATCCCTTATAGTCCTTTTTAAGCGAACATCGGTAACTATTACCTGCCCGGTTTCCTCATCAACGCGTGGTTTATTCTCGTCAAGGGGATCACCATTGGGATTAGCATCTCTCACATCGTATATAAACAAGATTTCATTTCTATTCCTGAGTATTCCCATCTTCTCCACCTCCATCAAACCTATTATGAATAGCCATACCCACAACGAGATAGAAACCTATCTCATCTGGGGAAAGTCCCCAATCATCACCCGCCGATATAAAAGAAAGAGCTATCGCCTCACGGAGGTTCTTCCAGTAATGACCGACATCATATTCGTTCATTTTATTCTGGAGAGCAACCCAAAGATTTTTCACATCCTTCTGGCTCAACCGCAGATTCTTCAGCTGCTTTCTGAAAGGAGTAGAACCACGCTCTAAACGCTGCGTGACCAAAAATTTCTGCACAAGAGCGCCAAGAAGAACCAGTCCGCGCTTAGCCGGGTGATTAAAGAAATCCGCATACCTGTTAAAGAACTCCGCATATGGAATATCTTCCCTCATCATCTCACCTCCTGAAAAATCCTTGCGCTTGAGAACACCCCACCTCTTAAGAAAAACAAGTGAGAAAAACGCTTCCACTATTGCTCTAAAGGGAAAACCGTTTCCTCGAAGAAATTCCACCGATACCCTATCCATCGTTCGAGCAAGAAGCCATCTTTCATCAACCACTGATTTTCTAAAAACTTTGTCAACAAGCTTCAAGAAATCCTCATCCGAAAATCCCGGTAGATCAGATCTCTTTCGTAAATAAGGTGAATAGAAAAAACTAAAGTTTGTCTCGAGATTAAGATTAACCGAAAAATCAGTTACCAATTCCTCCTTAAGGAGGATATATTTTTTCAATCTTGACGGCAGAACTTCTTCTATGTGAAGGAGTATCCTTAACGCCTGATTCTCCTCCTTAGGAAAGACGAAATGATAATAAACCGTTCCTCCTTCCTCCCCCGCTTCCTTAAGAATGCGATCTTCAAGCAGACCCGGATATCCACGTTCATAAACTTCCCCTTTAAAATTCCTAAAGCGATTGATAACTCCCTCTAACGCTCCTTTCTCGGTTGATACGGGAATTATCCAAAAATTCTTTCCATAGAAAGAGTGGGTAAGAAAATCTTCCAAGGCTCTTTTCCCTCTTAAAAGATTAAGAACGCATTTCTCACACAAACTGCATTGCTTCCACGCGTAATTTTCATTTACCTCAGGGGCATATCCAGGCTTATCAACGGTATAAAAGCGAAAAATCCTATTAAGACCAGAATAGACCTTCCCATAAAAACCGCACATATGACATCTACCTTCCTGATGAGGATCAAGCACGCTAAAGAAAAGGGATGTCAGTTTCTTCCTAATATCCTCCCTTTCAGCAGGATATTTACCGTCTACCTTCAAAACGACAAGAAACTGCTTCGTCTTACCAGCCTCTTTGCGAAGAAATTTTATGCATTTCACAATCTCGCTATATAACGCATTATCAACTTCATAACCAAGTTCAGCCAAAATTTTAAGTCTTTCCAAAATGGCAGTTTCCTTTCCAGGAAGTTTAAAGCTTAAAGAACTCGCCCTCCCTTTAGAAGCAGGTGGCTCAATAAAAAAATAGCGTTTATATACATTGCTTCTGTCATATTCTTCGATAGAAGTATCGCTAACGGTTAAAGCTTTCCCTTCCGATTTAAGATCAATGCACAAAACCTTGGGGAATTTTCCCCTCTTCTCGTCAAAATTCGGATAGGGATCACTAACCAGCGCAAGTGCTTCCGGGTACTCCCCCTCAAGTAGCTTCCCTATCTCTATCAGTGCTTTCAGCACCCTTTTTACCCCTCCTTTTAGCGTAAAACTCTATCATGCCAAATCCCTGACTGTTCTTAGAGCCTAAACCCGCATCAAAAGCAAGCTTAAAATACGGCTTAGGAACGCTAATCTCATAAAGTCCGCTCCAACCTTTTATCCACGTGCCTTTAAAATTAATAATCGCCAAATTCTTCTCAGAAACCTTAAAAGGTTTTATATAAGCACTATCAAGCGAAGGAGCTTCTCCTAAGTTAAGAACTTTTGCTTTTCTCTCAAGATTACTTAAAACGAGGTCTGAAAACTCACTATCCCATGGAGAGAAATAAACCGTCTTTTTCCTACCTTCAGGGGTATATAGAGTTCTATAAGCCACGATCGGTGAAATCGCTTTGACGATAATTTTTTCTCTATACCGAGGGTAGTTTTCAACACCGAGGTATAAAAGCTCACAATTATTATTCCCGAGCCTGATTCTCTCCTGCCTTACTATATATCTTGCAAGAGAAACGAGAAGCTGATCATCAACCGCAGATATTTTTAAGGTAATCTCCTTAGAAAACTCAATTTGCTTTTTATCATATAGATACTTTGCCCCCTTACAGATTAATCTCGAAAAAGTAAATAGCTTGAAGTGTCTTTTGCCGTAGGAGTAGCCCTCGTTGTGATACCAGTCCGCAAGGGCGGAGTCAAGCGAGCTATAGATCATCGCCTGAACTATGTGGTTGTAGTGGATTGGGATAACCAGCTGCCCTCCCTCGGGCTCAAATTTAATAGCTATCCTCATAACCAAAACTCTTTAAAACTATTTCAATCCTTCCTGACACATACAGGCCACCGTATCAATCCTGTCCTGCAAAAATCTAAGATATACATTATCTCCCCCTTTACGGATTTCAACGATATTTCTTTCAAAACCAGCGTGAGCCAGGAAATTTCGCTTGTCCGGCTCCCCCAGCTGGTCTTTTTCTATTACCTTGTTATATAATTGCCAATCCCAAGAATAAGGCTTATTAACGATATCTCTTAAAGCTCTAAGCTCCTTATCAATCATTAAGCTAAGACGATTATCAAAGCTAAAAATAGTTTCAACCAGGTTTTCTAACTCTTCTATAGCCACTTCCCTTTTTGCCGAATCCAAAACGCTTTTTCTACCGAGAAGTTCAGCAATAAGGAAAGAAAAAACGCATACTTTAAAGTCCTTACCAAAGCTTACTCTCTTAGTCACCTTAAGCCTATTCTCAGCATTAGAAACGGTAATATAGCTTTCGTAAATCTCAAAAGTCCGCAAGATAACCTCCCTCAGTTTCTCTCTATCAGGATAAAACGTAAAAAGGGCAAGAGGTAAACCATTATAGAGAGCACCAATAAAAGCAGATATTTCTCTTTTACCTATGCCTCTAAAATAAGATAAATCTTTCTCAAACAATTTCCTTCTTTCTTCTTCGCCCATCTCCTCCGTTGGTTCCAGCACTCTTCCTTGTTTTATTCTTTCATTGAAGGGCCGCGGTTCAGGCTTAG from Synergistota bacterium includes these protein-coding regions:
- a CDS encoding TIGR02556 family CRISPR-associated protein, which codes for MLKALIEIGKLLEGEYPEALALVSDPYPNFDEKRGKFPKVLCIDLKSEGKALTVSDTSIEEYDRSNVYKRYFFIEPPASKGRASSLSFKLPGKETAILERLKILAELGYEVDNALYSEIVKCIKFLRKEAGKTKQFLVVLKVDGKYPAEREDIRKKLTSLFFSVLDPHQEGRCHMCGFYGKVYSGLNRIFRFYTVDKPGYAPEVNENYAWKQCSLCEKCVLNLLRGKRALEDFLTHSFYGKNFWIIPVSTEKGALEGVINRFRNFKGEVYERGYPGLLEDRILKEAGEEGGTVYYHFVFPKEENQALRILLHIEEVLPSRLKKYILLKEELVTDFSVNLNLETNFSFFYSPYLRKRSDLPGFSDEDFLKLVDKVFRKSVVDERWLLARTMDRVSVEFLRGNGFPFRAIVEAFFSLVFLKRWGVLKRKDFSGGEMMREDIPYAEFFNRYADFFNHPAKRGLVLLGALVQKFLVTQRLERGSTPFRKQLKNLRLSQKDVKNLWVALQNKMNEYDVGHYWKNLREAIALSFISAGDDWGLSPDEIGFYLVVGMAIHNRFDGGGEDGNTQE
- a CDS encoding TIGR01897 family CRISPR-associated protein, coding for EICLDLTHGINYQTILTYRAVKEMAGLLSVFVKEVNFKAYNADPFSRGVTEEISLNLIEETKPEPRPFNERIKQGRVLEPTEEMGEEERRKLFEKDLSYFRGIGKREISAFIGALYNGLPLALFTFYPDREKLREVILRTFEIYESYITVSNAENRLKVTKRVSFGKDFKVCVFSFLIAELLGRKSVLDSAKREVAIEELENLVETIFSFDNRLSLMIDKELRALRDIVNKPYSWDWQLYNKVIEKDQLGEPDKRNFLAHAGFERNIVEIRKGGDNVYLRFLQDRIDTVACMCQEGLK
- the cas6 gene encoding CRISPR-associated endoribonuclease Cas6, which translates into the protein MRIAIKFEPEGGQLVIPIHYNHIVQAMIYSSLDSALADWYHNEGYSYGKRHFKLFTFSRLICKGAKYLYDKKQIEFSKEITLKISAVDDQLLVSLARYIVRQERIRLGNNNCELLYLGVENYPRYREKIIVKAISPIVAYRTLYTPEGRKKTVYFSPWDSEFSDLVLSNLERKAKVLNLGEAPSLDSAYIKPFKVSEKNLAIINFKGTWIKGWSGLYEISVPKPYFKLAFDAGLGSKNSQGFGMIEFYAKRRGKKGAESTDRDREAT
- the cas7b gene encoding type I-B CRISPR-associated protein Cas7/Csh2; the encoded protein is MGILRNRNEILFIYDVRDANPNGDPLDENKPRVDEETGQVIVTDVRLKRTIRDYLYTVKGLEVFIREEKKDDGTLRTKKERMEDFENDPKKVLEKCIDMRLFGATTAVKEARTTWIGPVQFKFGRSLHRISGPVFMKGTTVMPSGEGREQGTFREEWIVPYALIAFYGVANEHAAQDTRLEEKDLDLMIEAMWKGTKDLITRSKFGQEPRFLLRIIYKEDTDFYIGELDKRIKWVPKNGKREEEVRDISEGILEIDELIASIDKHKDKINRVEIALSERLNLSQDIVDELKNALGKESVKVLDLT